One Erwinia sp. SLM-02 genomic window carries:
- the tatD gene encoding 3'-5' ssDNA/RNA exonuclease TatD yields MFDIGVNLTSTQFAKDRQQVVKRAREAGVNGILITGTNALESQQAQSLALQHPDYCWSTAGVHPHHASEWSGETETTLRRLAEMPQVVAIGECGLDFNRNFSEPEQQAYAFNAQLELAADLSLPVFLHCREAHSRFISILQPWLPKLPAAVLHCFTGNRQELEDCLALGLSIGITGWVCDERRGLELRELMPLIPADRLLLETDAPWLLPRDMRPRPASRRNEPCFLPHIVEQVALLRGDDAAMLAEKTAENARRMFRL; encoded by the coding sequence ATGTTTGATATTGGTGTAAACCTGACCAGCACGCAGTTCGCAAAAGACCGTCAGCAGGTGGTGAAACGCGCGCGTGAAGCCGGCGTTAACGGTATTTTGATCACCGGAACCAATGCGCTGGAGAGCCAACAGGCACAGAGCCTTGCGCTGCAGCATCCTGACTATTGTTGGTCAACGGCGGGTGTGCATCCTCATCATGCCAGTGAATGGTCAGGCGAAACGGAAACGACCCTGCGCAGGCTGGCAGAAATGCCGCAGGTTGTTGCGATTGGTGAGTGCGGCCTGGATTTTAATCGTAACTTTTCTGAGCCGGAGCAGCAGGCCTATGCCTTTAATGCCCAGCTGGAGCTGGCCGCCGATCTGTCATTGCCGGTATTTCTTCACTGCCGGGAAGCCCACAGCCGCTTTATCTCAATTCTTCAGCCCTGGTTACCGAAGTTGCCTGCGGCGGTTCTGCACTGCTTCACCGGCAACCGTCAGGAGCTTGAGGATTGCCTTGCGCTGGGGTTATCTATCGGTATCACGGGCTGGGTGTGCGACGAGCGAAGAGGCCTGGAACTGCGTGAGCTGATGCCGTTAATTCCGGCCGATCGGCTGCTGCTTGAAACTGATGCCCCCTGGCTGCTGCCAAGAGATATGCGCCCACGCCCCGCGTCACGCCGTAATGAACCCTGCTTCCTGCCGCATATCGTAGAACAGGTCGCCCTGTTGCGCGGTGATGATGCCGCTATGCTGGCAGAGAAGACGGCCGAGAATGCACGCCGGATGTTTCGGCTATAA
- the rfaH gene encoding transcription/translation regulatory transformer protein RfaH, translating to MESWYLLYCKRGQLLRAKEHLERQDVHCFSPMIALEKIVRGKRTQVNEPLFPNYMFIEFNPEAIHTTTISATRGVSHFVRFGNQPAIVPQTVISALQNEPVLTGFDEGLAQPGDTVIITEGAFEGLQAIYTEPDGETRSILLLNLLNKQVIRSVGNGQFEKL from the coding sequence ATGGAATCCTGGTATCTACTTTACTGTAAACGAGGTCAGTTACTGCGCGCGAAAGAGCACCTTGAGCGCCAGGACGTGCATTGCTTCAGCCCAATGATTGCGCTGGAGAAAATCGTGCGCGGCAAACGAACTCAGGTCAACGAACCGCTCTTCCCCAACTATATGTTTATCGAGTTCAATCCTGAGGCGATTCATACCACGACCATCAGCGCCACCCGGGGCGTCAGTCACTTTGTTCGCTTTGGTAATCAGCCCGCGATCGTGCCGCAGACCGTTATCAGTGCATTGCAGAACGAACCGGTCCTGACCGGTTTTGACGAGGGGCTGGCACAGCCGGGAGATACGGTGATTATTACCGAAGGGGCATTTGAAGGGTTGCAGGCTATCTACACCGAACCCGATGGCGAGACACGCTCAATTCTGCTGCTTAACCTGCTGAACAAACAGGTGATCCGCAGCGTAGGCAACGGTCAGTTCGAGAAACTGTAG